A genome region from Deltaproteobacteria bacterium includes the following:
- a CDS encoding NADH-quinone oxidoreductase subunit M, translating into MVPANVLSIITFLPLVGALVVLCIPSSQRDAIRYTAVLATAVPFLLTLMMLPSFNPGAGTNVREGLQFIENYAWITTYGIRYHVGVDGLSMPLVVLTGLVALFSVIASWGITKAIKAYFALLLFLTTGMYGVFVALDFFLFYVFWEVMLLPMYFLIGIWGGPRKEYAAIKFFLYTLAGSVLMLLALIALYLQSSPNTFDLLELMAQHKSFTRNFSAFGYIVPLSKVLFVGLFIGFAIKVPCFPFHTWLPDAHVEAPTPVSVILAAVLLKMGTYGIMRICLPLLPDAALWFAPTLALLGVINIVYGALCAMAQTDMKKLVAYSSVSHMGYCLLAIAASNEMGLTAASFQMFSHGIVSAQLFLLVGVIYDRAHHRQIDGFGGIAQQMPVYTAFAGLAFFANLGLPGLIGFPGEALTFLSAFKPFMGYTVIAITGVILTAAFCLWMLQRVFLGPKNPKYDTLPEITLREKLTLVPFAVLTILFGFYPAPLFKLMNPAMVNLASWLRP; encoded by the coding sequence ATGGTACCAGCAAACGTCCTATCCATCATCACGTTCTTGCCGCTCGTGGGAGCGCTTGTCGTGCTCTGCATCCCATCCTCACAGCGTGACGCGATCCGCTATACGGCAGTCCTCGCGACCGCCGTGCCGTTCCTGCTCACGCTGATGATGCTGCCGTCGTTCAATCCTGGCGCCGGCACCAATGTGCGCGAAGGGCTCCAGTTCATCGAGAACTACGCATGGATCACCACCTACGGCATCCGCTACCACGTTGGCGTGGACGGGCTTTCCATGCCGCTCGTGGTCCTGACCGGACTTGTCGCCCTGTTCTCGGTCATCGCCTCATGGGGTATCACCAAGGCGATCAAGGCCTACTTTGCACTCCTGCTGTTCCTCACGACCGGAATGTATGGCGTTTTCGTCGCCCTCGACTTCTTCCTGTTCTACGTGTTCTGGGAAGTGATGCTGCTGCCGATGTATTTCCTCATCGGCATCTGGGGCGGTCCACGCAAGGAATACGCCGCCATCAAGTTCTTCCTGTATACGCTGGCCGGCTCGGTACTGATGCTGCTGGCGCTCATCGCCCTGTATCTCCAGAGTTCCCCCAACACCTTCGACCTCCTGGAACTGATGGCCCAGCACAAGTCGTTCACCCGGAACTTCAGCGCCTTCGGCTACATCGTTCCGCTGAGCAAGGTGCTGTTCGTCGGGCTTTTCATCGGATTTGCCATCAAGGTTCCCTGCTTCCCGTTCCATACATGGCTTCCCGACGCCCACGTCGAGGCGCCAACCCCGGTATCGGTCATCCTGGCCGCCGTGCTGCTGAAGATGGGCACCTACGGCATCATGCGCATCTGCCTGCCGCTCCTTCCGGATGCCGCCCTGTGGTTTGCTCCCACGCTGGCCCTGCTGGGCGTCATCAACATCGTCTACGGCGCCCTGTGCGCCATGGCACAGACGGACATGAAGAAACTCGTGGCGTATTCGTCGGTCTCCCACATGGGTTACTGCCTCCTCGCCATTGCCGCCTCCAACGAGATGGGACTCACGGCCGCGTCGTTCCAGATGTTCTCCCACGGAATCGTCAGCGCCCAGCTCTTCCTCCTCGTCGGCGTCATCTATGACCGAGCCCACCACCGTCAGATTGACGGTTTCGGCGGCATCGCCCAGCAGATGCCGGTCTACACGGCGTTCGCCGGACTGGCGTTCTTTGCCAACCTCGGACTTCCCGGCCTGATCGGCTTCCCCGGCGAGGCGCTCACTTTCCTGAGCGCGTTCAAGCCCTTCATGGGATACACCGTGATCGCCATTACCGGTGTCATCCTGACGGCTGCGTTCTGCCTCTGGATGCTCCAGCGGGTATTCCTGGGCCCGAAGAACCCCAAATACGATACCCTTCCGGAGATCACCCTCCGGGAGAAGCTCACGCTGGTACCGTTTGCGGTGCTGACCATCCTGTTTGGTTTCTATCCGGCGCCGCTCTTCAAGCTGATGAACCCGGCCATGGTGAACCTGGCCTCCTGGCTCCGCCCCTAA